AGGCATCAACAGTTCAGCCCTCCATtatttggggggtggggggtcagGGTAAGGAAGGTGTACACATTCATAGGAGAAGTGAAGATGGATGGTAGAGAGGTGGCCCAATGGGTAAAAGGATCCATCTGCTCTGCAGATCTGACctgtttgcagaaaaaaatgtgagcaaACCCACCGTCAGTGTCACCCACCCTCAGAAACACTGTTATGGTTTCATTCAaacctgacagaaaaaaagaaaaaatgcggGACACTgtcaaaagaataataaaactgCATTTAACGCACCCTtccatcaaataaaataaaattctttcTGTTTAACTTGTTGCAGTCCTGGTAAAATGTACACAGCTGTGAAAGAAGACTGTAACGGAAGATATGTTGATGCTCTTTTTATGATccatgaagggggggggggtccagaaataaaatatacttACTCTGCAAAATAGATACAATCATGACTGGGTATTCgaggagcaaaacaaaaacgatAAAAAAAGGTACATCGTGTCATTTCACTTTAATTTTTAGCCacatttaaaatcttaaaaatattcataaaaaggcaaaaaattCTCAGTCCCCAAAAATATTGTGTCATAGACTTAAGGAAGAAATATCTTCAACCTGAAACACTGCCCTTCCACCTTTTTGTACACAATTggcaaaaatatatagatatatatattaacagcAATAACTTaccattgttttaatttattcatttattgactTCTAGGATTTATGTTGCATCTCCCATAGGAAGGAAGCTTCAGTTCTTATTTTTAcatcacaaaaaatatttaaataaaaaataaaaacttctaaAACCCCAAAGCTGTAGTCCTGTCTTGCTCTCCTGTCTTGGCAGTTAGTCTTTTGGGGCAACTCGTCAGAGCATCAAGTCACACAGACGACATGGAGCCTGGGCTACATGTGGTCTAAACTGTTGTGGTTCATGTTCGTTCCCAGCTcctggttgttgttgctgctgccgtTGTTATTATTCCCACCCAACATGTCCGACGGCCCCCCCTGCCCGCCGTGCATCCCCGTCATCCCACTCAGCTGGGACATGATGGAGTTCTGGTCCGAGCTGAACTGACTGGGATCGACGGAACCGCCCGGCTGCTGCTGAGGTAACACTTGCTGCTGGGGTTGTGGGGGGTGGGGCGGCGCCATGCTGGGGTGATGCTGGCCTAGGTGGCCCGGGTGGGGCGAGCCAGTCTGGGTCTGCGGAGAGATGCGATGGGGTGAGGGCTGAGGTTGGGAGGAGGGTTGCATGCGGGGCGACGGGCTGGAGTGTGAGGGCTGCGACTGTGGCCTGGGCGAGGGCTGCGGCGACCTGACCTGACTGCTGAGCGACCCCGCTGGACCGAGTCCCCCTTGTCCTTGGAGATGGTGGGGGGACTGCGCCATCTGCTGTTGGGGACTCATGGGACTGCTGTGCTGGGCTGGAGAGCCCCCGCCAaggtgttgctgctgcagcagcctctGGTGGAGGTTCTGGTGAAGCATGCCTGGGGACGTCTGCGAAAGTGGGGGcccaccaccccctcccccaactCCACCTTGCTGTTGTTGACCCTGCCCTTGTCCGACTTGTACAGCCTGAAGCTggggtcctcctcctcctccactcggCCCTCCGTCTTGTCCTTGAAGTCCACCCAATGGattttgctgttgctgctgttgctgttgttgctgttgctgctgttgctgctgctgctgctgctgctgctgctgcatctgcatctgcaccCTTTGCTGGAGCGCTGCAGCTACTTGTGACATGGTGTTGGGGTAGCCTTGCTGCTGGCCTGGCCCACCCTGTGGTCCTCCTTGTGGCTGCTGAGGCCCCCCAACACCTCCAGCCCCTGGCTGGGGTTGGGAAGAAGGGGGTATTCCTGGCTGCCCCTGGCCAGGCTGCATGAAGCCTTGCTGGCCTTGCTGgccttgctgctgctggaacTGCCCGTGGTTGCccatctgttgctgctgctgctgttgttgttgttgttgttgttgctgctgaagaTGTCTTCTCATCAACATCTCTCTGAACTGTGTAGTCATGTTGCCTTGTTGCCCTGCTTGCATTGCCccctgttgttgctgttgttgttgttgttgctgctgcaacgCAGCCATTTGCTGTTGCTGTAGATTCCCAGGCAACATTGGgcgctgctgttgttgttgttgttgttgttgttgctgctgctgctgctgttgctgctgctgctgctgttgctgctgctgttgttgttgtagctgctGGAGCTGAGCCATGGTGGGCATattccctccccctgccccaccCTGGACCACGTTCATCCCTGGCTGGCCTGCCTGGTTCACATTAACTTGTTGTCCTTCCATGTTAGCAAGCTGGTTAGCCCCAGGCCCTCCGACACCCGGTAGCCCTCCAGCAGCCCCTTGGAACCTTACACCTCCAGGGGCCCCTTGCGGAGGCCCTCCTGGTCCTCCAGGACCACCCTGAGCCCCTTGATATCTGGCTGCTCTTTGTCTGATAAAAGCAGCCATAAGGGTTGGGTTGGAACGAAGGATGTTGAGGACTTGCTGTTGTTGAAGTGGTGAGCTTGGAGAACGCAGAGTTCGCAGAAGGTCTTGTAGTGCTGCCTGGGGTAGGTTTCCTGATCCAGCTACACCCGTTATTGGAGTAGGTGCCCCAGCTGCCCCTCCTGACACACCCATTACCTGCATCATCCCACGGTTTCCTGGCTGAGGTTGCTGCTGATTCATTGGCTGCTGTTGCTGAGCAGctcctggctgctgctgtggtgcCATGTGAGCCATCATGCCTGGCCGTTGTTGAGGATTCATGGCTGGTCCCCCAGGACCCCACTGCTGGTTTGTTGGCTGGAGTTGTCCACTGCCTGCCTGCTGAActtgctggagctgctgctgaacttgAGGCGGCAACTGCGCCTGAGGGCCACCTTGCTGCATCCCCGCTAGCATTCCCTGCTGCTGTGGGTCTAACATAGTCCTTCCGACAACTCCCTGAGTCTGGGGGGGCATGCCCTGGGCCCCAATGTGGGGCATGCCCATCTGGGCCTGGGTGTTTTGGTGGTGAGGATGTGGGGGTATCATGCCCCCCTGTCCCAAGCCACGGATCTGGGCTTGGGCCTGGGCCATCTGTCTCTGGGTCTCTGCTAAGCGCTGAATTTTTAGGGCCGTCTCTACAGCAGCCAAAGGGGGGCCTTGCTGTTGGCCTTGTACAGGCATGGATCCCTGACCTTGATTGGGTTGTTGCTGCTGCGGTGGGGTGGCTGGACCGAGTCCAGGTTTTCCCAGTGactggtggagaggagaggctcCAGGGGGTCTGGGGTTGTACGGAGGCAAACCACCAGTGTGCTGCGGCTGCTGGAGTTGCTGGACATTgggaggctgctgctggagctgaggcaccatctgctgctgaggagagtTCATcatcccccctccacctcctccacccactGGCTGAAACTGATGGAGATGGTGTTGGGGGGGCATGGCACCGCCTTGCTGCTGAACCTGTTGTTGCTGGCCTGGAGCTCCCATTCCCCCCATGCCAACCCCCTGTTGCTGTGGAAGTGCAGGCATGTTCCCCTGAGTGGGTGTTTGAGGGGTAGGAGGCTGTGTGCCCACAGATGTAGGGGTACCGGGACCAGTTGCTCCATTGTTGGCTCCAGGAGAGGGTAAGCCATTGCCCCCAGGAGCTCCTCCAGGAGCAGCCTGGCCCACTCTCTGCATGCTGGCCATCCGTCTTCTTAGCATCTGGGCCTGCTGGAGCCtgtgctgaagctgctgctgacggAGCTTGTGCTTGATGTTTAGGCAGAACGGGACCGGGCATTTGTTCTCCTGACAGTGCTTAGCGTGGTAGCAACAAAGCGCAATGAGCTGTTTGCAGATGGGGCAACCGCCattggtttttcttttgcagcctTTTGTGTGCTGAACAACCCGTTTCATCTTCTGGCAGGACGGCAGAGAGCAGTTGGCATTTCGACACTGACAGGCATGGACGAGGGACTGGATGCAACGCTGGATGCTGAGGCGCCGGGAGTCTCCGGGGCTCTGAGTGGTAGCGGCAGCCTGGTTGCTACTTTCATCATCCAAACCGAGGCCTAACTTCTCCATCTTGTGCTCGTGGCCCTTAGTGTTGTAACATGTGATGCAGAGGTCGTAATCCTGTGAGGGACGGCACGGATAAGACGGTTAGAAAATTtactattttttaaaagtaacaGGTTTTACAGTAACATCGTCAACTACAGCCTACATACTTTTTTTATACAACTCAACTATTACCTGTAACCACAAATACGACCCACTAAGGCAACTGTTGCCCAACTCACCTCACAGACAGTGCAGTGGAAACGAGTCTCCACGTGGTGCTTGCACTCATTGCAAGTGTAGACAAAGCGGTCCTGGCTTTGGTTATGCAACTCCACCAGCATGCACATGGAGCTCCACAAGGACCTCCTTAGCGAGCTGAACTCCAGGTGTTTGTCCCGGGCCAAAGTCAGAAAGGCATCACGGCCATCCATGAGGTCACATGCCATCAGGGGATCCGGGTCTGAAATAGGGGGCAAGGCATTTGCCATGGGGCCTGCGATCAGTCGGATCACAAAGAAAACCTAGGACATGGGGAAAATGGGGAGAACAgtctttaaaaacataattcatctCTATGCCAGCACAGATGCCAGAATTCAGTGTTGCTGTCTATTCATTATACTCCATTAGTAAGCTGCGTGTTTAGATAAAGTCATTTTAATTAGGATTTTCTTTtacctctttgtgtttttccatagTGGCATAGAGTTTCTGTGAAAGGTCATTGGAGACATTAGGCATCCCTGGCTTCTTCTTATTGGCTCGGCTCAAGCTGCTCTTGTTCTTACTCGTCTTCttattgttcttcttctttgcattTTTACTGTCACCTTTTGTATCCTGCACAAGAAAGGGGAGGGGGCAATCGGTAATCGACAAAGCTCATGTACAAAAGACATAAAGGCTCTTTAGGGCCATATGGATAAATCACAGCTTTCTTACATCAATACTCTCATTGGAAGTGCtgttctcctcccttttcctctcctcctcctcctgctctaaCTCTTTGATGCTCTCTTCCAGCACATTGGGCCAAAAGTCACCCTCAAAGTAAGGCAGCTCCTTCGCACTGGTCAGACGATCCTCTGTTGCCTGCTTGAAGATATCCTTTAAAAGGTACATTGAAAACAAAGTTAGTGTTTTGCATTGATATAGTCTAAATCACCTATAGCAGCAACTATATCACAGATGTTCATCATCATAGCTGtgcagaatatattttttaacatgtagTCTTAACTTAGCAGCTACATTCCAAAAACACAGGAGTGAAGTCGAATGCTGCCTCTTTACCTTGTAGTCGTGCACTATCCGCTCCGCCACAGCTTTATCCAACATCTTCTTGTACCATTCCTGAAGACGTTTGGGCTTCGGAATCTTCTGATCCATAGGGTGACAGTGGAAGATGTAGTCGTCCCCTTCACTAGGTGGGCAGGCCCAGATGTGGCCAGTGGTGTAGCTGAGGAGGACACGCGAAAGATAGGAAATGATGAACATGATAAATGTATAGCGCTGTGACtggacagaataaaaaatttGTTCACATGCTCGTTTGTGAGTACAAgaatggacaaaaataaaagtcttctTTGAGCAGGAGCACTCACCCCAACCTCCTGACATATTCCAAGTACCCAATGAGGATTTCGTGGTAAACTGCTGTTCTTAGAGCGCGAGGCCGAAAGAAGTGTACACTGTCCAGGTAGGAGATGTACACTCGCCTGAGTGGGTGAAAGAGGGAATATAGATATATCACAGCAGCTGAAACTGAAGTTTAAGTTTATCCTTAAAGGATAAAGACCTTGGTATAATGATGTCCTTACCTCTGGTTGGGCTGAGGACAGTCAGATCCATACTCCTGAACATGCATACCAAAGAAGCAGACGTCTGCACCGTCGATGTCCTCAAATGCAAAAAGGGCTTTTGTCCTGTATGGGAAAGACTCCGACATCTCTCCGCTGTCCACAAATCTGAAGGTACAAACAAGGGTGTATACACTTACTGACTGTAAAACACAGAACCCCAAAACTCAACTGTGTTTGTATTATAGCCTgtgacttttcctttttacatcAACAATGAAATCCTGGCATTCACAATTTTCACGGTGGGAAATTTCTACAAGcagaagacacaaaaaaaaagagtctgatTTTCAAGTCAGTCTCTTCTACCAGCTTCTACACAGGAAAAGACAGACGTCTATTCTAAGTTtgactgtttcttcttcctgtacCTGGACTTCATGCCTGGTTTAACCTCCACCACTTTATCAGAGACATGGACGACGCGAATGGCGACTTCTCCAGTCTCCGGCTGGCTCTGACGCTTTATGAAGTCATTTACCCTCGTCTCCAGGTAACTGCCCAACTTAGTCTGAGGCAACCCTGTTTGGGAGAAAGCCAGGCAAAACATTGCAATTTTAGTTTAGGTAGGTGATAACAATTGTTAAAACAGCAGGGAGATGTATGACTGAAAGCTAAGTATGAAGAGCACAACTCCCAATCAATTTGGGACATTTTTTCCATATCTGTATATAGCTGTAAATGTGACGCACTGcgcaaagcaataaaaaaattcagaaagTAACCAAGCCAGCATGTCAGAGGAAAACTTAAGGGGAAGCATATTTTCTGGTTGACTACATCTACATTATGGAACTACAGTTTCAGATTTGAGTCTCCAGTCAGTAAATGGTGATGACATGAGAATAGCGTTTGacagaagatagatagatagatagttactttatttatcccaagctgggaaattccggtgtaacagcagcacgtttcacacagcagtCTCATATGAATGGGTCAAATTAGGATTTAACACAACTTcagaatgaaaacagttttcatcagtttttttttttatgaaaggaGTATACAAGTACAAAACAGGACATTGTCAAAAAGTGGGGTAGAGGCATTGCCACTTACGTTTGGCACAATATTTGTTCTCTTTCCTTgtcttgtttgtcttctttaaaCAGCCATcgcagacaaaactgaggtaCAGCAATGACAAAAGTGGTCAAGTCAGTCAAAttacggggaaaaaaaagaaataataatattgaagaCAGAACGACTGGAATTAGGAAAAGCTACTCACCCCGATGGCCAGATGGTTTCATGGTGTAGGACACAAATCTGGTGCATCCTGCGCCCACAGTCCAAACATTCAACAAGCCTGGGAAGACAgagattaaaattaaaattacacATTTAGTCCTTGAGAGATATTTGGCTATCAGCAGGCTGTTACACTTACAGTTCAGGGTCCAGTGtgtcgttcttcttcttctcaaactGATCCTTGTTAATCGATCTATGATTACAAGGAGTGcatcaaaaaaaaggaaaagaaaaaggatttgtcaaaacatgtcaagttaaagtttcatattcatcacaagtttttctttactctttcCTATACTTTTCCTCACATTAACTGGATCTTAAATAATTTTTTGCAGTAACTTTTCTATACGCAGTGAGTCttctatcacacatcacacCCTGAAGAGACAGTCGTCAGTTGGGGGTATTcaatgtcttgcccaaggacgcttcggcatgcggactggaggacgccagggatcgaaccaccaaccttgtGGTTAGTAGACGACCCACTCTACCACCTGAACCACAGCTGCCCTAATTAGGCCGCCAATAAGGCTGCTATAACATTACACAGCATGGTAGGATTGTTCTGAATCCATACACAGTGTTCTTATAAACTCTTATTTTCTATCCAATACTTTCCTACAGGAATGCTAGTGATGAGTTTGCCCCTCATTACACAAGGCATATAAATGTCACTCTTTGGGAGAGCATGCTGAGAATCACATGAATTTAGTAGAGTAAGTGATAATGCAGCAAACCATgtcttttgaagaaaaatacaagGATGAATATTGTAAAGTAAGTAATGTTTCCTGCCACTGCGATGTCCTGACAAAATGTATATCAACAGACTAGTCAAAGGAGATTCTAGGCAAAAAATAAGTCACTAAGGTTTTGcatgaaaagcatcagatcAGAGTAAACCGTTTCAAATatgattgttaaaaaaaaagagatagaaAAACCTTAAAATATTTGCAACTTCTATCTTGAATGGAGGGTCGCTGGAGCTAATTGGTTTACAAAGAGGAAAAATTTTGCGTTTCAAAGTTAGTGTATGATCCCTTGTCAAACTGTGGAATTATCGTCCATGTTAAATGCAGCAATACTTACGTTTGTGGCTGGGTTGGGTCATCGCCCAGGGAAACCGTCTCTCCCTGGATCTCGTTGAAGCACTTCTCACAGAAGTGGTACCTGTTAGCAATAAGCCCAAATTTTGGTGAACTACACCGTTCCCCACagcacagccaatcacagacagCGCACGGGAGGGCAGTCACCAAATGGGACGGGGTTGGGGTAAGGCAGGTTGCCACAAGCGAAGCAAGCAGGAAGTAGGAGCGCAGCACAGCAGGGAGTCGTCATCGCAACAGCCAGTCATAATTTTTGAGGGGCAAGGATGAGAGGATGGGGGTGGGTTTGGAGGTGCATGGTTGGTCAAGATAAAAGCAAGCCAATGTTGACATCACAGCCATTGGAAGGGAGGACAGACAAGTCATATAGACCCGGAACAGGacgagacaaaaacaagacaacacacagcagagagccGAGGCAAAGCACAGATTAGCAATCAGGACATGACAGGATGAGCAACAGCAACCACCATGACAGCCAACCGAGCAGGAGCCAGTCAGTGTGAGCTCAACGGAAGAAGCAGGAGGTTGTAGCACAGGACATAATACAGACACTGAACAAATAAGAACAGACAACTGCTTAGCTGTTCATTCAAACAGTTCATTTTAAAGTCCGTCCTTTCACATTCCAGCATGGTTTTTATTGGTGTGTTAAAAGACAGAGcgcaggttaaaaaaaacgtatttttcttttctaaaggAATGCGAACTTCATAAAGGCACAGGTCAACATGGTTGAACAAGCGTTTGCTTCTTTGGTTAGTCTGTGAGCCCTTTTTCTGTACCAAATgacaaatactttttcaaaCGTTGTGTCGATCTGcgatttaaaatgtgtttttattggaaAATAATATCTTAGAGAATGTGAGGAGAGGACTGTTAAAATGCCAGTGCATTAGGAAACACATGAAGGTGTAAACAGGGAAAATGAAGTGAAGGGAAGCCTTTAGGGAAGCACATTTCATTCAATGAAAACTGATAAAAATGCTAATATGTACCTCACTGAATTGAACATATACCCTTTTTTTTAGACAGTCTATCAGTAAATAATGTCCACTTAACCTAAAGTCTAATTGCTTCCTCAATTACCCTGTCCTCCACTCGTGGTTATTACATGGGTAATTCCCTCCCTCCATACCTGTTCTGGTAGCTGAAATAAGCAGCATCTCGGGGAATAGTGCATAGCTGCTTTCCAtagcagcacagtgtctgaggaGAGAACTCCAACTGAtggacagaaacaaagaaatagaTTAGGAATGTATTCATCTCTACACCATCAACAGTAGTTATTTTAATCCAGGGTAAACTGAATGAGATGAAGACGCTACTGAGCTCCCAGTGTTAGTTTACATTAATGATCTTTAAGGGAAACAAACATAGCTTCCCCAAGATTCCCCAACAGCTTGTGTCATATAACCTTCTAGTTTAATCATATTGTGATACTTTTATCGTATCACGTTAACATTTATCATTCAAATAAATTACCTGGAGAAAAATCTTGACTtgatggtatttttttaaatttgcaagAATAGAGACAAACCCTCATccacacagcagctgtaaaGTGGGGCTGAAGTCCACTCATTTCTGTTAGgctaagtttaaaaaaaaaaaaaaaaatgtttaagaaatTACATCTGCCATCAAGTgctactttgttttttctcattgtcaGAAGTCAAGCTCGGAGGCAGCCTCTCATAACAAGGGCCAATCAGTTGTTATTTGTCTGCAAAACCAAAAATAGCAGAGTCTAATGAGAGCTGAAATGTGATATGGCAGTGGTATGCCCAAGGCCAAATTTAGCTATGAAGCCACTTCACTGCTTCCATTTTCAGATGTGAATGAGGGGAGTTAATTTTCCCATCTGAAGCATACTCCGACCATTCATGCCCACTGCCTTTTGCAGGCATACTGTGCGTATAGACATATTTTCAACATTGGATTGGTGTAATTACACAGATCactacaaaatgtttttgataagAAAAAGCATGTGTTGATTAAGAGTCAGGGGGCCTAGGTAACAAAGGACTACAAATCTCCTGACTTCTAGCTTTATAAATAAAGCAGCAGGACTCTATAAAGGAGAGCCATCCAATGACAAGTttaacctaaaaaaataaaaagtcagacAACATGTGTTCCTTACCCTTATGCTACCTCCACACTTTCCTTGTTTTGTACAATAATCACCgtcaacaacacacatttccacttcCACCCATTTAGCCAGTTATGCACgctctcctcaccttcctgcCACAACAGTAGCC
This Scophthalmus maximus strain ysfricsl-2021 chromosome 16, ASM2237912v1, whole genome shotgun sequence DNA region includes the following protein-coding sequences:
- the ep300a gene encoding histone acetyltransferase p300 isoform X5, whose product is MAENVLDSGPPSAKRPKLSSPALSASASDGNDLGSLLELDLPDELISSNESGLVNGGDLSQLHTTLGGGPAGLGPGGGGGGPGGMGLGGGPGGVAGGQDAVAKHKQLSELLRSGAPASTQQGHQGAMGSPGGPTAMGQHLANMKAPPGQGPQQMMGQGQQQQHLSPQQQASMMQQQQNAAAGMMGGMNRAMMGVQQKGNNGQQQPGMIGNQVMNGSPRMGFGNQGMGGNSNLLAETLQQQGAGGQAGMRGQQPGAMNKMGMMGNPGGPFGGPYAGQGNQGLGGAGLGPQLQNKGPMANNMAPFNVDKKTQPMQGMASMQGSQQSQASVGGPSGAPVGGAPGMVPNAQAGLMGPGAQVSAASAAAGAPPTADPEKRKLIQQQLVLLLHAHKCQRREQANGEVRQCNLPHCRTMKNVLNHMTHCQAGKSCQVAHCASSRQIISHWKNCTRHDCPVCLPLKNAGDKRNPQCESLLGGAGAGLGSSLGAVAGGQPSAPSLNPPSQIDPSSIERAYAALGLTYQGNQIQPQTAQPNMTNQGLQGQTGMRPLNPMSANPMGVNGGVGASAQSQQANLLQDTMMHLNVNTQGLLNDAVGVGSLPTAAPPSAAGMRKSWHADITQDLRNHLVHKLVQAIFPTPDPAALKDRRMENLVAYARKVEGDMYESANSRAEYYHLLAEKIYKIQKELEEKRRTRLQKQGLGLGPAGMGQPSPGLPPNGPLPDPSLVRPAVPNQMVNRMQSPGMNQFNQMGMQSMAQRSTPPLPMGASGNQMGMVGSRMAQPNVNQIQNQYLPQGQFTGSGPGVGTAQPGIAQPGAQAGMAQTQMGTPPSLPVASPLAQPGSAGGPSSVSGVGPMGPQSVGGGGPNLSAGAPPSSMTPSNTNQQPNSIPHLGAMRGSPSPAHSRSPTPHQTPPRLAGSQTPQPHTPNAPQLAPPSVPQQNQLGQGPGSNKSLQQQHIGQAGSTTPSHPGLSSNSTPHGSQLPRTPLSQKGSFPADSQALTPASVSSLDTSSQQPQSNASANNLDPKMEVKQQDEDEESDAGSCSKGGKLSNLKTEEKLVKLELKKEECCGEGGKGVPMDTSSTMQTSCVKTEDRKPEVKKEVKEEEETSESATPQAQVKKKIFKPEELRQALMPTLESLYRQDPESLPFRMPVDPQLLCIPDYFDIVKNPMDLSTIKRKLDTGQYQDPWQYVDDIWLMFNNAWLYNRKTSRVYKFCSKLAEVFEQEIDPVMQSLGYCCGRKLEFSPQTLCCYGKQLCTIPRDAAYFSYQNRYHFCEKCFNEIQGETVSLGDDPTQPQTSSDPPFKIEVANILRSINKDQFEKKKNDTLDPELLVECLDCGRRMHQICVLHHETIWPSGFVCDGCLKKTNKTRKENKYCAKRLPQTKLGSYLETRVNDFIKRQSQPETGEVAIRVVHVSDKVVEVKPGMKSRFVDSGEMSESFPYRTKALFAFEDIDGADVCFFGMHVQEYGSDCPQPNQRRVYISYLDSVHFFRPRALRTAVYHEILIGYLEYVRRLGYTTGHIWACPPSEGDDYIFHCHPMDQKIPKPKRLQEWYKKMLDKAVAERIVHDYKDIFKQATEDRLTSAKELPYFEGDFWPNVLEESIKELEQEEEERKREENSTSNESIDDTKGDSKNAKKKNNKKTSKNKSSLSRANKKKPGMPNVSNDLSQKLYATMEKHKEVFFVIRLIAGPMANALPPISDPDPLMACDLMDGRDAFLTLARDKHLEFSSLRRSLWSSMCMLVELHNQSQDRFVYTCNECKHHVETRFHCTVCEDYDLCITCYNTKGHEHKMEKLGLGLDDESSNQAAATTQSPGDSRRLSIQRCIQSLVHACQCRNANCSLPSCQKMKRVVQHTKGCKRKTNGGCPICKQLIALCCYHAKHCQENKCPVPFCLNIKHKLRQQQLQHRLQQAQMLRRRMASMQRVGQAAPGGAPGGNGLPSPGANNGATGPGTPTSVGTQPPTPQTPTQGNMPALPQQQGVGMGGMGAPGQQQQVQQQGGAMPPQHHLHQFQPVGGGGGGGMMNSPQQQMVPQLQQQPPNVQQLQQPQHTGGLPPYNPRPPGASPLHQSLGKPGLGPATPPQQQQPNQGQGSMPVQGQQQGPPLAAVETALKIQRLAETQRQMAQAQAQIRGLGQGGMIPPHPHHQNTQAQMGMPHIGAQGMPPQTQGVVGRTMLDPQQQGMLAGMQQGGPQAQLPPQVQQQLQQVQQAGSGQLQPTNQQWGPGGPAMNPQQRPGMMAHMAPQQQPGAAQQQQPMNQQQPQPGNRGMMQVMGVSGGAAGAPTPITGVAGSGNLPQAALQDLLRTLRSPSSPLQQQQVLNILRSNPTLMAAFIRQRAARYQGAQGGPGGPGGPPQGAPGGVRFQGAAGGLPGVGGPGANQLANMEGQQVNVNQAGQPGMNVVQGGAGGGNMPTMAQLQQLQQQQQQQQQQQQQQQQQQQQQQQQQQQQRPMLPGNLQQQQMAALQQQQQQQQQQQGAMQAGQQGNMTTQFREMLMRRHLQQQQQQQQQQQQQQQMGNHGQFQQQQGQQGQQGFMQPGQGQPGIPPSSQPQPGAGGVGGPQQPQGGPQGGPGQQQGYPNTMSQVAAALQQRVQMQMQQQQQQQQQQQQQQQQQQQQQQQNPLGGLQGQDGGPSGGGGGPQLQAVQVGQGQGQQQQGGVGGGGGGPPLSQTSPGMLHQNLHQRLLQQQHLGGGSPAQHSSPMSPQQQMAQSPHHLQGQGGLGPAGSLSSQVRSPQPSPRPQSQPSHSSPSPRMQPSSQPQPSPHRISPQTQTGSPHPGHLGQHHPSMAPPHPPQPQQQVLPQQQPGGSVDPSQFSSDQNSIMSQLSGMTGMHGGQGGPSDMLGGNNNNGSSNNNQELGTNMNHNSLDHM